The Methylomonas montana genome has a window encoding:
- the gcvH gene encoding glycine cleavage system protein GcvH codes for MSETPENLRYAQTHEWAKLEDGNLVRVGITDFAQSELGDIVFIGLPDVGRVVKQGEQLAVVESVKTASDLFSPVGGSVVAVNEAVQDEPELVNDGAYQTWLFAIKADNPAELEQLLDAEAYKNLIEE; via the coding sequence ATGAGTGAAACACCAGAAAATCTGAGATATGCCCAGACCCATGAATGGGCCAAGCTGGAAGACGGCAACCTCGTGCGGGTCGGGATTACCGACTTCGCGCAGTCCGAGCTGGGCGACATCGTTTTTATCGGTTTGCCCGATGTGGGCAGAGTAGTGAAGCAGGGCGAACAATTGGCGGTGGTGGAATCGGTCAAAACCGCGTCCGACCTGTTCAGTCCTGTCGGCGGCAGCGTGGTAGCCGTCAACGAGGCGGTTCAAGACGAACCGGAGCTGGTCAACGACGGTGCTTATCAAACCTGGCTGTTTGCCATCAAAGCGGATAATCCGGCCGAACTGGAACAACTGTTGGATGCAGAGGCATACAAGAATCTGATCGAGGAATAG
- a CDS encoding carbohydrate kinase family protein has product MSALICGSMAYDTIMVFHDKFKHHILPEKVHILNVSFLVPAMRREYGGCAGNIAYNLKLLQEEPSIMATVGHDFEPYAQWLSQCGISSRYIQVLDDHYTGQAYITTDEDDNQITAFHPGAMSFSHLNTVPLDAGISIGIVSPDGKQGMQEHAQQFVEQGIPFIFDPGQGMPMFDGAELLAFLEQANYATFNDYESELMQQRTGLTLEQIAEKVDALIITMGAKGSKIYTRGECIEIPSATPKQVLDPTGCGDAYRAGLLYGLINDYDWDVTGRIASLLGAIKIEHNGTQNHTFTMAEFKQRYQDTFGSTF; this is encoded by the coding sequence ATGAGTGCATTGATCTGTGGCTCCATGGCCTATGACACCATCATGGTGTTTCACGATAAATTCAAACATCACATCTTGCCTGAGAAAGTGCATATTTTGAATGTCTCTTTCCTGGTGCCGGCCATGCGCCGCGAATACGGCGGTTGCGCCGGTAACATCGCTTACAATTTGAAGCTGTTGCAAGAAGAACCATCGATCATGGCCACAGTCGGCCACGATTTCGAACCTTATGCGCAATGGCTGAGCCAATGCGGCATCTCCAGCCGTTATATTCAAGTGTTGGACGATCATTACACCGGTCAGGCTTACATCACCACCGACGAAGACGACAACCAAATCACCGCTTTCCACCCCGGCGCGATGAGTTTTTCGCATCTCAATACGGTGCCGCTGGATGCTGGAATCAGCATCGGCATCGTCTCGCCGGACGGCAAGCAGGGCATGCAAGAACATGCGCAACAATTCGTCGAGCAAGGCATTCCGTTTATCTTCGATCCCGGCCAAGGCATGCCGATGTTCGACGGCGCGGAGTTGCTGGCATTCCTGGAGCAAGCGAATTACGCTACCTTCAACGACTATGAGTCGGAGTTGATGCAACAGCGCACCGGCTTGACTCTGGAACAAATCGCCGAAAAAGTCGACGCATTGATTATCACCATGGGCGCCAAAGGCTCCAAAATTTACACTCGCGGCGAATGCATCGAAATTCCATCGGCCACGCCTAAACAAGTGCTGGATCCGACCGGCTGCGGCGACGCTTATCGCGCCGGTTTGCTGTACGGTTTGATCAACGATTACGATTGGGATGTCACTGGTCGCATTGCTTCCTTGCTGGGCGCGATCAAAATCGAGCATAACGGTACCCAGAACCACACCTTTACGATGGCGGAATTCAAACAACGCTATCAGGACACGTTCGGTTCGACATTTTGA
- a CDS encoding efflux RND transporter periplasmic adaptor subunit, whose protein sequence is MRIALPLICLFGVATLLTNTVSADDDDTAPRQQTKPAAVSNDPNILQLDQAGQKLAGIQTRSLIAVQQTPEFTAYGTVLNPEPLLNIRQQYLAASAQQDSAQARYSEAAQNLNRTRDLHQQDIVSTRRLQEQQAVWQADKANLASNSYQQQLIAANSRLLWGDTLSSWFTSAQNKNAAQLLEHRAQLLQITLPANHLLDPAVSVIHIHERGQRQAALPATLISAAPQVDPVSQGPRYFFKCEPCRLPFGAHVTAWLPEGGQASSGVNIPQSALVWHLGQAFVFVKTDAEHFSRRPLSQYTANSQGYFVANALQPGEEIVTTGAQTLLSQQLKGLIPDEDKD, encoded by the coding sequence ATGCGCATTGCACTTCCCCTGATTTGCCTGTTTGGCGTCGCTACTCTGCTTACCAACACCGTATCGGCGGACGATGACGATACCGCGCCGCGCCAGCAAACCAAGCCGGCCGCAGTCAGCAACGACCCAAATATCTTGCAGTTGGACCAAGCCGGCCAGAAATTAGCCGGCATTCAAACCCGGTCGCTGATAGCCGTCCAGCAAACACCGGAATTTACCGCTTACGGCACAGTGCTGAATCCGGAACCCTTATTAAATATTCGCCAGCAATACCTGGCTGCCAGCGCGCAACAAGACAGCGCCCAAGCCCGTTATAGCGAGGCGGCGCAAAACTTGAATCGCACCCGCGACCTGCATCAACAAGACATCGTCTCCACCCGCCGCCTGCAGGAACAACAGGCGGTCTGGCAAGCGGACAAAGCCAATCTGGCGTCCAATAGTTATCAGCAGCAACTGATCGCCGCCAATAGCCGATTGCTTTGGGGAGACACCTTAAGTAGCTGGTTTACCAGCGCTCAGAATAAAAACGCCGCGCAACTACTGGAACATCGCGCGCAATTGCTACAAATCACCCTGCCGGCCAATCACCTGCTCGATCCGGCGGTCAGCGTTATTCATATCCACGAGCGCGGCCAACGGCAGGCCGCGTTGCCCGCCACGCTGATTTCCGCCGCACCGCAAGTCGACCCGGTGTCGCAAGGCCCGCGCTATTTCTTCAAATGCGAGCCGTGTCGCTTGCCGTTCGGTGCTCATGTCACCGCCTGGCTCCCGGAAGGCGGCCAAGCCAGCAGCGGCGTCAACATTCCACAATCTGCCCTGGTCTGGCATTTGGGGCAGGCTTTTGTATTCGTCAAAACGGATGCCGAACATTTCAGCCGCCGTCCGCTCAGCCAATATACCGCCAACAGCCAAGGCTATTTCGTGGCAAACGCCTTGCAACCGGGCGAGGAAATCGTCACGACCGGTGCGCAAACCCTGTTGTCGCAACAATTGAAAGGACTGATACCCGACGAGGATAAGGACTAG
- a CDS encoding diacylglycerol kinase, which translates to MANQNAKGFKRLINACFFSIAGFKATWQHEEAFRQEVALFVVTTPLAIWLGHTAIEKALLIGSVVLVLLVELLNSAVEAVVDRVGFEHHELSGRAKDIGSAAVMLSLIWAGVTWALILL; encoded by the coding sequence ATGGCAAATCAAAATGCAAAGGGATTTAAGCGGCTGATCAATGCCTGTTTTTTCTCGATTGCCGGCTTCAAGGCCACTTGGCAACATGAAGAGGCGTTTCGCCAGGAAGTAGCGCTGTTCGTGGTGACCACGCCGCTGGCGATCTGGCTGGGCCACACCGCTATCGAAAAAGCCTTGTTGATCGGCAGTGTAGTCTTGGTATTGCTGGTGGAGTTGTTGAATTCCGCAGTGGAAGCTGTGGTGGACCGCGTCGGTTTCGAGCATCACGAGTTATCCGGCCGAGCCAAGGACATCGGCTCGGCGGCGGTAATGCTGTCCTTGATTTGGGCGGGCGTGACCTGGGCGTTGATTTTGTTATAA
- the mazG gene encoding nucleoside triphosphate pyrophosphohydrolase yields MSLNKTQELLALMARLRDPEKGCAWDVKQDFYSLIPYTIEEAYEVADAIERNDFDDLRGELGDLLLQVVFHSRIAEERGLFDFEQVSAAIGEKLVSRHPHVFADAKFDSDEQRQQAWDEAKAQERRLKKPVQTESVLDGVAHSLPALVQCEKIQNRAASHGFDWPEAEPVFDKVREELQEVHEAWQSGDQPHIQEEIGDLLLVVVNLARHLKVNPEIALREATKKFTRRFNYIEKQVEASGRVLRDCELAELDGLWNEAKRHLKKA; encoded by the coding sequence TTGAGTCTGAATAAAACCCAGGAACTGCTGGCCTTGATGGCTCGCTTGCGCGACCCTGAAAAGGGTTGCGCCTGGGACGTCAAGCAGGATTTTTACAGCCTGATTCCCTACACCATCGAAGAAGCTTACGAAGTCGCCGACGCCATCGAGCGTAACGACTTCGACGATTTACGCGGCGAGCTGGGTGATTTGCTGTTGCAAGTGGTGTTTCACTCGCGCATCGCCGAAGAACGCGGCTTGTTCGATTTCGAGCAGGTATCTGCGGCGATCGGCGAAAAGCTGGTCAGTCGGCATCCGCATGTGTTCGCCGATGCCAAATTCGACAGCGACGAACAACGCCAACAAGCCTGGGACGAAGCCAAAGCTCAGGAACGGCGTTTGAAAAAGCCTGTGCAGACTGAAAGCGTGCTGGACGGCGTTGCCCATAGTCTGCCGGCCTTGGTGCAGTGCGAGAAAATCCAGAATCGCGCCGCCAGCCATGGTTTCGACTGGCCGGAAGCCGAGCCGGTGTTCGACAAGGTCCGCGAAGAATTGCAGGAAGTCCACGAAGCCTGGCAGTCAGGCGACCAGCCGCATATTCAAGAAGAAATCGGCGATTTGCTGTTGGTGGTGGTCAATCTGGCCCGGCACCTTAAAGTCAATCCGGAAATAGCATTGCGCGAAGCCACCAAAAAATTCACCCGTCGCTTTAATTACATCGAAAAGCAAGTGGAAGCGTCCGGCCGGGTTTTACGCGATTGCGAGCTGGCGGAACTGGACGGCTTGTGGAACGAAGCCAAACGGCATTTGAAAAAGGCATAG
- a CDS encoding phosphoketolase family protein encodes MNTSFALSDNELQAIDAYWRACNYLAAGMIYLQDNPLLRQPLEPKHIKRRLLGHWGSSPGLSFCYIHLNRLINKYDQNTLFIAGPGHGAPGVLAPIYLEGTYSEIYPNKGEDEEGLREFFKEFSFPGGIGSHCTPETPGSIHEGGELGYSISHAFGAAYDNPDLLVAAVVGDGEAETAALATSWHSNKFLNPLRDGAVLPILHLNGYKINNPTLLSRISHEELEDLFKGYGWTPYFVEGDEPLTMHQLMAETLETCLTEIRRIQRDARASGTASRPRWPMIVLRSPKGWTGPKTVDKHKVEGFWRAHQVPLSAVRDNPEHLQQLEAWLRSYKPEELFDADGRLRPDLKALAPKGNRRMSANPHSNGGVLRRALRMPDFRDYAVALPGPGKITAENTRPLGKFLRDIMAENMHNFRVFGPDENSSNKLDAIYEVSKKTWLADTLPEDADGGELASDGRVMEMLSEHTLEGWLEGYLLTGRHGFFSTYEAFVHVIDSMFNQHAKWLAMTQAISWRASVSSLNLLITSTVWRQDHNGFTHQDPGFLDVVVNKSPKVTRIYLPPDVNCLLSVANHCLQSTDYINVIVCDKQKHVQYLDMDAAIKHCTKGIGIWEWASNDAGGEPDVVLASAGDIPTKEALAALMLLREHFPQLKIRFVNVVDLYRLTPASEHPHGLSDRDFDSLFTIDKPVIFNFHGYPWLIHRLTYRRTNHKNLHVRGYKEKGSINTPLELAIQNEIDRFSLAIDVIDRIPALRVAGAHVKEKLRDRQIECRNYAYEYGVDLPEVDNWLWPL; translated from the coding sequence ATGAATACCTCGTTCGCATTGTCCGACAACGAACTGCAAGCCATCGACGCCTATTGGCGGGCCTGCAATTATCTGGCGGCCGGCATGATTTATCTGCAGGACAACCCTCTGCTCAGGCAGCCGCTCGAGCCCAAGCATATCAAGCGCCGGCTACTGGGGCACTGGGGTTCCAGTCCCGGCTTGAGTTTTTGCTATATTCACCTGAACCGGCTGATCAATAAGTACGATCAAAATACCTTGTTCATTGCCGGCCCCGGCCACGGCGCGCCGGGCGTGCTGGCGCCGATCTATCTGGAAGGCACGTATAGCGAGATATATCCGAACAAAGGCGAGGATGAAGAAGGCTTACGCGAGTTCTTCAAGGAGTTCTCGTTTCCGGGCGGCATTGGCAGCCATTGCACGCCGGAGACGCCGGGCTCGATTCACGAAGGCGGCGAACTGGGCTATAGCATTTCTCATGCGTTCGGCGCGGCTTACGATAATCCGGATTTGCTGGTCGCGGCGGTGGTCGGCGACGGCGAGGCGGAAACCGCGGCGTTAGCGACGTCCTGGCATTCCAATAAGTTTTTAAATCCGCTCCGCGATGGCGCGGTGCTACCCATCCTGCATCTGAACGGTTACAAGATCAATAATCCAACCCTGCTGTCCCGGATCTCTCACGAAGAGTTGGAAGACCTGTTCAAGGGTTACGGCTGGACGCCTTATTTCGTCGAAGGCGACGAGCCGCTAACCATGCACCAGCTGATGGCGGAGACGCTGGAAACCTGTCTGACCGAAATTCGTCGCATCCAGCGCGACGCCCGTGCCAGCGGCACGGCAAGCAGGCCACGTTGGCCGATGATCGTGCTGCGTTCGCCCAAGGGCTGGACCGGTCCGAAAACTGTCGATAAGCACAAAGTCGAAGGTTTTTGGCGCGCTCATCAGGTGCCGCTCAGCGCAGTGCGCGACAATCCGGAGCATCTGCAACAACTGGAAGCCTGGCTGCGCAGTTATAAACCCGAGGAACTGTTCGATGCCGACGGCCGCTTGCGACCGGATTTGAAAGCCTTGGCGCCGAAAGGTAATCGGCGGATGAGTGCCAATCCGCATAGCAATGGCGGCGTCCTGCGTCGGGCCTTGCGAATGCCGGATTTTCGCGATTACGCAGTAGCTTTGCCCGGTCCCGGCAAGATCACAGCCGAAAATACCCGGCCGCTGGGCAAGTTTCTGCGCGACATCATGGCGGAAAATATGCACAATTTTCGGGTGTTCGGCCCGGACGAAAATTCATCCAACAAGCTGGATGCGATCTACGAAGTCAGCAAGAAAACCTGGCTGGCCGACACGCTGCCGGAAGATGCGGACGGCGGCGAGCTGGCCAGCGATGGCCGGGTGATGGAAATGCTGTCCGAACATACCTTGGAAGGTTGGCTGGAAGGTTATTTGCTGACCGGCCGCCACGGCTTTTTCTCGACCTACGAAGCCTTCGTGCACGTGATCGATTCGATGTTCAATCAGCACGCCAAATGGCTGGCGATGACTCAAGCCATTTCCTGGCGGGCGTCGGTATCGTCCTTGAATCTGTTGATTACATCCACGGTCTGGCGCCAGGATCACAACGGCTTTACCCATCAGGATCCCGGTTTTCTGGATGTGGTGGTCAACAAAAGCCCGAAAGTCACCCGGATTTATCTGCCGCCCGACGTCAACTGCCTGCTGTCGGTGGCGAATCATTGCCTGCAAAGCACCGATTACATCAACGTCATCGTCTGCGACAAGCAGAAGCATGTGCAGTATCTGGACATGGATGCGGCGATCAAGCATTGCACCAAGGGTATCGGTATCTGGGAGTGGGCCAGCAACGATGCCGGCGGCGAGCCGGACGTGGTGTTGGCCAGCGCCGGCGACATTCCCACCAAGGAAGCGCTGGCGGCGTTGATGCTGCTCAGGGAACACTTTCCGCAATTGAAAATTAGATTTGTGAATGTCGTGGACCTGTATCGGCTGACGCCGGCCAGTGAACATCCGCATGGCCTAAGCGACAGGGATTTTGACAGCCTGTTCACCATCGACAAGCCGGTGATCTTCAATTTCCACGGCTATCCTTGGCTGATTCACCGGCTGACTTATCGCCGCACCAATCACAAGAATCTGCATGTGCGCGGTTACAAGGAGAAAGGCAGCATCAATACGCCGTTGGAGCTGGCGATTCAGAACGAAATCGACCGTTTCAGTCTGGCGATCGACGTGATAGACCGGATTCCGGCACTACGGGTGGCCGGCGCCCACGTCAAGGAAAAGCTGCGCGACCGGCAGATCGAATGCCGCAACTATGCCTATGAATATGGCGTGGACTTGCCCGAGGTTGATAACTGGCTGTGGCCTTTATAG